A genomic window from Halogeometricum sp. S3BR5-2 includes:
- a CDS encoding glycosyltransferase family 2 protein, with translation MRPAEEGGPTDGANADGGTADHGSADSGRAPTAGRFADLSESHRAAVEAGFDESPAAAPAVSLVVVTYRTDRDAFESVLSALRSQTDDDFELVVVDNGVEWDLGARLREVEGGAVYAELSRNCGVTLARNLGARLGDADLLLFLDDDAVPAPDFVAAHRRAHAAVDVVAVRGRVVPQSRTFYNSLQRWYDLGDRPRPFLLNIEGNTSVARDAYRSVSGFDEKLGGRAGHEGIDLTYRLVRAGYGRESIVYSPDPVVYHDYATSLLGYLEKRVVGRRHRKRLAARRPELFEFASAYSPPDDGGFEQSPAERFTHLALDAATRLGSAAVGLMQALRTRF, from the coding sequence GTGCGACCGGCGGAAGAGGGCGGCCCCACTGACGGTGCGAACGCCGACGGCGGAACGGCCGACCACGGTTCCGCGGACTCGGGTCGGGCGCCGACGGCCGGCCGATTCGCCGACCTCTCGGAGTCGCACCGCGCCGCCGTCGAGGCGGGGTTCGACGAGTCGCCAGCCGCCGCCCCGGCCGTCTCGCTGGTCGTCGTGACCTACCGAACCGACCGCGACGCGTTCGAGTCGGTGCTCTCGGCGCTCCGGTCGCAGACGGACGACGACTTCGAACTCGTCGTCGTCGACAACGGCGTCGAGTGGGACCTCGGCGCCAGACTCCGCGAAGTCGAGGGCGGCGCCGTGTACGCGGAACTCAGCCGCAACTGCGGGGTGACGCTCGCGCGGAACCTCGGCGCCCGCCTCGGCGACGCCGACCTCCTCCTGTTCCTCGACGACGACGCCGTGCCCGCGCCGGACTTCGTCGCGGCGCACCGGCGGGCGCACGCCGCGGTTGACGTCGTCGCCGTCCGCGGGCGCGTCGTCCCCCAGTCGCGGACGTTCTACAACAGCCTCCAGCGCTGGTACGACCTCGGCGACCGTCCGCGCCCCTTCCTATTGAACATCGAGGGAAACACCTCGGTCGCCCGAGACGCCTACCGGTCGGTGTCGGGCTTCGACGAGAAACTCGGCGGACGGGCGGGCCACGAGGGTATCGACCTCACCTACCGGCTTGTCCGCGCCGGCTACGGCCGCGAGAGCATCGTTTACAGCCCGGATCCGGTCGTCTACCACGACTACGCGACGAGCCTCCTCGGCTACCTCGAAAAGCGCGTCGTCGGCCGTCGCCACCGAAAGCGGCTCGCGGCACGGCGGCCGGAGCTGTTCGAGTTCGCGAGCGCGTACTCGCCGCCAGACGACGGGGGATTCGAGCAGTCGCCCGCGGAGCGGTTCACCCATCTCGCGCTCGACGCCGCTACCCGCCTCGGCAGCGCGGCGGTCGGACTGATGCAAGCGCTCAGAACCCGATTCTGA
- a CDS encoding polysaccharide deacetylase family protein — protein MAERTLARRAVRAGFDALERLDAATGFSRLYPDESNAILAYHAVGRPAGYGNVSIERFRRDVAYVTEHFEAADLPDVLEPSGGKRVAFTFDDALDDFYENALPVLREHRIPATLFVPVDFVGGGPDGHAYRFAESPAERASFNDPAAFADESFPDPAVMSWDRLREVAADPLVTVGTHTRTHLDLGRVRDAETLEREIVGARDELEDRLGVDVDRFCYPFGRYTEEAVEAVRASHAMAVTSRPGVVRGGGSADAGSPDRYRLPRVRAHETERRVRWDLSGLRWRLTECVE, from the coding sequence GTGGCAGAGCGGACGCTCGCGCGGCGCGCCGTCCGTGCGGGATTCGACGCCCTCGAACGACTCGACGCCGCGACCGGGTTCTCGCGGCTCTACCCCGACGAGTCGAACGCCATCCTCGCGTACCACGCCGTCGGCCGGCCGGCGGGTTACGGCAACGTCTCCATCGAGCGGTTCCGGCGCGACGTGGCGTACGTCACCGAGCACTTCGAGGCCGCCGACCTGCCCGACGTGCTCGAACCGAGCGGCGGGAAGCGGGTTGCGTTCACGTTCGACGACGCCCTCGACGACTTCTACGAGAACGCCCTCCCGGTCCTCCGCGAGCACCGCATCCCGGCGACGCTGTTCGTCCCCGTCGATTTCGTCGGCGGCGGCCCCGACGGCCACGCCTACCGGTTCGCCGAGTCGCCCGCGGAACGCGCGTCGTTCAACGACCCGGCGGCGTTCGCCGACGAGTCGTTTCCCGACCCGGCCGTGATGTCCTGGGACCGCCTGCGGGAGGTGGCCGCCGACCCCCTCGTCACCGTCGGCACGCACACTCGAACGCACCTCGACCTCGGCCGCGTCCGCGACGCGGAGACGCTGGAGCGGGAGATAGTTGGCGCGCGCGACGAACTCGAAGACCGACTCGGCGTCGATGTGGACCGCTTCTGCTACCCGTTCGGGCGGTACACCGAGGAGGCCGTCGAGGCGGTCCGGGCGTCACACGCGATGGCCGTCACCTCCCGGCCGGGCGTCGTTCGCGGAGGAGGGAGCGCCGACGCCGGGTCCCCGGACCGGTACCGGCTCCCCCGCGTCCGCGCGCACGAGACGGAACGGCGGGTGCGGTGGGACCTCTCCGGACTCCGCTGGCGGCTCACGGAGTGCGTCGAGTGA